The following proteins are encoded in a genomic region of Periophthalmus magnuspinnatus isolate fPerMag1 chromosome 10, fPerMag1.2.pri, whole genome shotgun sequence:
- the pdzd11 gene encoding PDZ domain-containing protein 11 — MTMDQKIPYDDYQLPVVFLPSYENPPAWIPPHERVHHPDYNNELTQFLPRTIVLKKPPGAQLGFNIRGGKASQLGIFISKVVPDSDAHRAGLQEGDQVLSVNDVDFQDIEHSRAVEILKTAREILMRVRFFPYNYQRQKERTVH, encoded by the exons ATGACAATGGATCAGAAGATTCCTTATGATGACTACCAGCTCCCAGTGGTGTTTTTGCCTTCATATGAAAACCCCCCTGCATGGATACCGCCTCACGAG AGGGTCCATCATCCTGACTACAACAATGAACTCACCCAGTTTCTGCCTCGGACAATTGTCTTGAAGAAGCCCCCTGGAGCTCAGTTAGGTTTCAACATTCGTGGAGGCAAGGCTTCACAATTGGGGATCTTTATTTCTAAG GTTGTCCCTGACTCTGATGCACACCGAGCAGGGTTACAAGAGGGCGACCAAGTTCTTTCTGTAAATGATGTAGATTTTCAAGATATAGAGCATTCGCGG GCTGTAGAAATTCTCAAGACGGCAAGGGAAATCCTCATGAGGGTTCGCTTCTTTCCTTACA attaccaaagacagaaagagaggactGTACACTAG
- the gdpd2 gene encoding glycerophosphoinositol inositolphosphodiesterase GDPD2 isoform X2 gives MSNCNSFCVACTRTLYSCHWGKPQKTTKSKQKAYLWVTILSVVTLLALAWMYICLVSYNDQDDVNWKGFAALQLWINWFMVLIILSALLSGYCVFLLCFALFQVAFKEPLDLHWTHKIFLFCGFVFITAGVTGITFMWQEEWVTVQLSLEATGPFLQFGAVGALTLMSKLVFKAVFFTTSKKFSRYVIGATFTVVSAAIFLCPLWIQSPCFIEKKDLPPKPKLIGHRGAPMLAPENTIMSFNRSISCGVKAFETDVQLSKDGVPFLMHDHNTKFLLRTTDAKDKFPNKTLSGGTSLTWAEYQRLNAGEWFVQTDPFRTVSQLSEDEKALAGNQTIPSLLQLLNLAQDHNISVMFDLYSFNESNLENNTVEIVKTIQLSGINPDLVLWLPSTKRNYVHTTAPGFTQVYNNIDDMKRNKGNHLNLKYSKNSTTEIRELRKTEVEVNLWVVNERWLFSLLWCAGASSVTTNACHILKDIEKPDWIIASEPEGPHQVGTRKKCSPSYQ, from the exons ATGTCGAACTGCAACAGTTTTTGTGTTGCCTGCACCAGGACCTTGTACAGCTGCCACTGGGGAAAGCCACAAAAAACAACCAAGAGCAAACAA AAAGCATATTTGTGGGTCACCATTCTCTCAGTGGTCACTTTATTAGCCCTCGCCTGGATGTATATTTGTCTGGTCAGTTATAATGATCAAGACGATGTCAACTG GAAAGGTTTCGCTGCTCTGCAGTTGTGGATCAACTGGTTTATGGTACTGATCATTCTTTCTGCTTTGTTAAGTGGCTATTGTGTCTTCCTGCTG tgttttgcaTTGTTCCAAGTTGCTTTTAAAGAACCACTAGATCTACACTGGACACACAAG atttttcttttctgtgggtTTGTGTTCATTACTGCTGGAGTTACAGGCATCACTTTTATGTGGCAAGAAGAATGGGTGACTGTTCAGCTCTCACTGGAG GCCACAGGCCCCTTTTTGCAGTTTGGCGCTGTTGGAGCTTTGACTCTGATGAGCAAACTTGTTTTTAAAGCAGTCTTCTTCACCACTAGTAAAAAAT tttctAGGTATGTCATTGGTGCAACATTTACTGTGGTGTCCGCAGCCATCTTTTTATGTCCCTTGTGGATCCAGTCTCCTTGTTTCATAGAGAAGAAAGACTTGCCTCCCAAACCAAAGCTGATAGGGCATCGAGGTGCACCCATG cttGCCCCAGAAAACACCATTATGTCATTTAATCGCAGCATATCATGTGGAGTTAAAGCCTTTGAGACAGATGTACAGCTCAG TAAGGACGGAGTACCCTTTCTTATGCATGACCACAACACCAAGTTTCTCCTGAGAACGACAGATGCTAAAGATAAATTTCCAAACAAAACTTTGAGTGGGGGTACAAGTCTGACATGGGCTGAGTATCAGAGATTGAACGCAGGTGAATGGTTTGTCCAG ACGGACCCCTTTagaacagtttcacagctctcTGAGGATGAGAAGGCACTGGCCGGAAATCAGACAATTCCCTCTTTACTACAACTCCTCAACTTGGCTCAGGATCACAACATCTCTGTAATGTTTGATTTGTACAGTTTCAATGAATCCAACCTAGAAAATAACACAGTGGAAATAGTGAAAACCATCCAACTCTCTGGCATTAACCCGGATCTA GTCCTCTGGCTTCCTTCAACaaaaagaaattatgtccacacaACAGCCCCAGGATTCACCCAGGTCTATAATAATATAGACGACATGAAACGCAATAAAGGAAATCATCTGAACCTGAAATACAGCAAAAATAGTACAACAGAAATCAG AGAACTTCGAAAGACAGAAGTTGAAGTGAACTTATGGGTTGTCAATGAGAGGTGGCTCTTCTCGCTGCTGTGGTGTGCAGGAGCAAGCTCTGTTACCACCAATGCCTGTCACATACTGAAGGACATAGAGAAGCCGGACTGGATCATA GCCTCAGAACCAGAAGGACCTCACCAAGTTGGAACGAGAAAGAAATGTTCCCCTTCTTACCAATAA
- the LOC129456552 gene encoding disks large homolog 1-like isoform X2, protein MVHKYDTDRAVGLLTQYQANLTDPGEQLLKTSVAKVSAVLGSQLFKALLDIQECYEVTLQLNAEQTVVKEANQQHAWEEGVEEEEGVSVVRVTSRRSPHKVERVSGLVTLSTVDIPEPFACRRWLFTQDPLLLKRGLGGAQKET, encoded by the exons ATGGTTCATAAGTATG acacagacagggcTGTGGGTCTGCTCACACAGTACCAGGCCAACCTGACTGACCCAGGGGAGCAGCTGCTGAAGACCAGCGTGGCCAAAGTGTCTGCTGTTTTGGGCAGCCAACTTTTTAAAGCACTTCTAG ATATTCAGGAGTGTTACGAGGTGACCTTGCAGCTGAATGCAGAACAAACTGTTGTGAAAGAGGCGAACCAGCAGCATGCGTGGGAG GAAGgggtagaggaagaggagggtgtGTCTGTGGTGCGAGTGACCAGCAGGAGGAGTCCTCACAAAGTGGAGCGAGTGTCTGGCCTTGTGACGCTGTCTACAGTGGACATACCAGAG CCCTTTGCCTGCAGGCGTTGGCTTTTCACACAAGATCCCCTGCTACTGAAGAGGGGTTTGGGAGGGGCTCAAAAGGAGACATAA
- the gdpd2 gene encoding glycerophosphoinositol inositolphosphodiesterase GDPD2 isoform X1, with amino-acid sequence MSNCNSFCVACTRTLYSCHWGKPQKTTKSKQKAYLWVTILSVVTLLALAWMYICLVSYNDQDDVNWKGFAALQLWINWFMVLIILSALLSGYCVFLLCFALFQVAFKEPLDLHWTHKIFLFCGFVFITAGVTGITFMWQEEWVTVQLSLEATGPFLQFGAVGALTLMSKLVFKAVFFTTSKKFSRYVIGATFTVVSAAIFLCPLWIQSPCFIEKKDLPPKPKLIGHRGAPMLAPENTIMSFNRSISCGVKAFETDVQLSKDGVPFLMHDHNTKFLLRTTDAKDKFPNKTLSGGTSLTWAEYQRLNAGEWFVQTDPFRTVSQLSEDEKALAGNQTIPSLLQLLNLAQDHNISVMFDLYSFNESNLENNTVEIVKTIQLSGINPDLVLWLPSTKRNYVHTTAPGFTQVYNNIDDMKRNKGNHLNLKYSKNSTTEIRELRKTEVEVNLWVVNERWLFSLLWCAGASSVTTNACHILKDIEKPDWIIPYHLYRKICFIVDFASILVMAGIFVNQWPQNQKDLTKLERERNVPLLTNKQVV; translated from the exons ATGTCGAACTGCAACAGTTTTTGTGTTGCCTGCACCAGGACCTTGTACAGCTGCCACTGGGGAAAGCCACAAAAAACAACCAAGAGCAAACAA AAAGCATATTTGTGGGTCACCATTCTCTCAGTGGTCACTTTATTAGCCCTCGCCTGGATGTATATTTGTCTGGTCAGTTATAATGATCAAGACGATGTCAACTG GAAAGGTTTCGCTGCTCTGCAGTTGTGGATCAACTGGTTTATGGTACTGATCATTCTTTCTGCTTTGTTAAGTGGCTATTGTGTCTTCCTGCTG tgttttgcaTTGTTCCAAGTTGCTTTTAAAGAACCACTAGATCTACACTGGACACACAAG atttttcttttctgtgggtTTGTGTTCATTACTGCTGGAGTTACAGGCATCACTTTTATGTGGCAAGAAGAATGGGTGACTGTTCAGCTCTCACTGGAG GCCACAGGCCCCTTTTTGCAGTTTGGCGCTGTTGGAGCTTTGACTCTGATGAGCAAACTTGTTTTTAAAGCAGTCTTCTTCACCACTAGTAAAAAAT tttctAGGTATGTCATTGGTGCAACATTTACTGTGGTGTCCGCAGCCATCTTTTTATGTCCCTTGTGGATCCAGTCTCCTTGTTTCATAGAGAAGAAAGACTTGCCTCCCAAACCAAAGCTGATAGGGCATCGAGGTGCACCCATG cttGCCCCAGAAAACACCATTATGTCATTTAATCGCAGCATATCATGTGGAGTTAAAGCCTTTGAGACAGATGTACAGCTCAG TAAGGACGGAGTACCCTTTCTTATGCATGACCACAACACCAAGTTTCTCCTGAGAACGACAGATGCTAAAGATAAATTTCCAAACAAAACTTTGAGTGGGGGTACAAGTCTGACATGGGCTGAGTATCAGAGATTGAACGCAGGTGAATGGTTTGTCCAG ACGGACCCCTTTagaacagtttcacagctctcTGAGGATGAGAAGGCACTGGCCGGAAATCAGACAATTCCCTCTTTACTACAACTCCTCAACTTGGCTCAGGATCACAACATCTCTGTAATGTTTGATTTGTACAGTTTCAATGAATCCAACCTAGAAAATAACACAGTGGAAATAGTGAAAACCATCCAACTCTCTGGCATTAACCCGGATCTA GTCCTCTGGCTTCCTTCAACaaaaagaaattatgtccacacaACAGCCCCAGGATTCACCCAGGTCTATAATAATATAGACGACATGAAACGCAATAAAGGAAATCATCTGAACCTGAAATACAGCAAAAATAGTACAACAGAAATCAG AGAACTTCGAAAGACAGAAGTTGAAGTGAACTTATGGGTTGTCAATGAGAGGTGGCTCTTCTCGCTGCTGTGGTGTGCAGGAGCAAGCTCTGTTACCACCAATGCCTGTCACATACTGAAGGACATAGAGAAGCCGGACTGGATCATA CCATATCACCTGTACCGAAAAATATGCTTTATTGTGGACTTTGCATCAATACTGGTAATGGCCGGGATCTTTGTCAATCAGTG GCCTCAGAACCAGAAGGACCTCACCAAGTTGGAACGAGAAAGAAATGTTCCCCTTCTTACCAATAAGCAAGTagtttga
- the LOC129456552 gene encoding disks large homolog 1-like isoform X3, with protein sequence MVHKYDTDRAVGLLTQYQANLTDPGEQLLKTSVAKVSAVLGSQLFKALLDIQECYEVTLQLNAEQTVVKEANQQHAWELH encoded by the exons ATGGTTCATAAGTATG acacagacagggcTGTGGGTCTGCTCACACAGTACCAGGCCAACCTGACTGACCCAGGGGAGCAGCTGCTGAAGACCAGCGTGGCCAAAGTGTCTGCTGTTTTGGGCAGCCAACTTTTTAAAGCACTTCTAG ATATTCAGGAGTGTTACGAGGTGACCTTGCAGCTGAATGCAGAACAAACTGTTGTGAAAGAGGCGAACCAGCAGCATGCGTGGGAG CTGCACTAA
- the stard14 gene encoding START domain containing 14, translating into MSNILPDETVFEDFKKQCLSTEYWVNKYDKDGMQVWVERPPDIKTNNNGSKIHKIKCKITIKDVSAATMYDVLHDGEYRKTWDLTMKESFDIARLSDNADVGYFSWKCPKPIKNRDVVTLRSWQMKDDEYIIVNFSVKHPKYPPRSDLVRAVSILTGYYIKPLGPNSCTFYYLSQADPKGALPKWVVNKASQVLAPNVMKNVHMAGQKYPEWKRENSPEQKPWLYPEQNILPMMDPAELCIQRGDSLENIDEAFIKDSHERQNSPLRPTVA; encoded by the exons ATGTCAAATATTTTACCAGACGAGACTGTGTTTGAGGACTTCAAAAAACAGTGTTTATCCACAGAGTATTGGGTAAACAAGTATGACAAAGACGGAATGCAGGTGTGGGTCGAGAGGCCTCCAGACATAAAGACAAACAACAACGGctccaaaatacacaaaattaag TGTAAAATAACCATCAAAGACGTATCTGCTGCCACTATGTACGACGTGCTTCATGATGGAGAATATCGTAAGACCTGGGACCTCACCATGAAGGAGAGTTTTGACATTGCGCGTCTCTCTGACAATGCTGACGTTGGCTACTTCTCCT GGAAATGTCCAAAACCAATTAAAAACAGGGATGTGGTGACGTTGCGTTCCTGGCAGATGAAAGATGACGAATACATCATTGTTAACTTCTCTGTAAAACATCCT AAATATCCTCCTCGCAGTGACCTTGTGAGAGCTGTTTCTATCCTGACAGGCTATTACATCAAGCCCCTGGGACCAAACAGTTGTACATTTTACTACCTCTCTCAAGCCGACCCTAAAG gcgCTCTTCCAAAATGGGTGGTTAACAAGGCATCTCAGGTTCTAGCTCCCAAC GTGATGAAGAATGTACATATGGCGGGACAGAAATATCCCGAGTGGAAAAGGGAGAACTCTCCAGAACAAAAACCGTGGCTCTATCCAGAACAGAACATTCTGCCCATGATGGACCCAGCTGAGCTCTGCATTCAGAGAGGCGACTCATTAGAAAACATAGATGAGGCCTTCATAAAGGATTCACATGAGAGACAAAACAGTCCTCTCCGGCCAACGGTAGCATAA
- the LOC129456552 gene encoding disks large homolog 1-like isoform X1 encodes MVHKYDTDRAVGLLTQYQANLTDPGEQLLKTSVAKVSAVLGSQLFKALLDIQECYEVTLQLNAEQTVVKEANQQHAWEEGVEEEEGVSVVRVTSRRSPHKVERVSGLVTLSTVDIPEALAFHTRSPATEEGFGRGSKGDIKLYDNESVRKW; translated from the exons ATGGTTCATAAGTATG acacagacagggcTGTGGGTCTGCTCACACAGTACCAGGCCAACCTGACTGACCCAGGGGAGCAGCTGCTGAAGACCAGCGTGGCCAAAGTGTCTGCTGTTTTGGGCAGCCAACTTTTTAAAGCACTTCTAG ATATTCAGGAGTGTTACGAGGTGACCTTGCAGCTGAATGCAGAACAAACTGTTGTGAAAGAGGCGAACCAGCAGCATGCGTGGGAG GAAGgggtagaggaagaggagggtgtGTCTGTGGTGCGAGTGACCAGCAGGAGGAGTCCTCACAAAGTGGAGCGAGTGTCTGGCCTTGTGACGCTGTCTACAGTGGACATACCAGAG GCGTTGGCTTTTCACACAAGATCCCCTGCTACTGAAGAGGGGTTTGGGAGGGGCTCAAAAGGAGACATAAAACTCTATGATAATGAGAGTGTGAGAAAATGGTGA